The following proteins are co-located in the Hydractinia symbiolongicarpus strain clone_291-10 chromosome 7, HSymV2.1, whole genome shotgun sequence genome:
- the LOC130648435 gene encoding uncharacterized protein LOC130648435: MTPHQYEILLSKVAPRIIKVSKREPIGPSERLCVTLRYLATGDAQTTIATNFRMSPTTVCRIIEEATAEIWNSLVENYVAIPKVEEWKRIAYDFGRGWNFPNCIGALDGKHVVIQAPANTGSMYFNYKKTFSIVLMSVCDANYSFTLVDIGDIGRNSDSGVGDEAFPLRENLMKPFPKESLGRKERIYNYRLSRARRTIENTFGICASRFRIFTRLINARVHVAVNITKAVVALHNYLMAERCFQSSNYCPPGYADTQNRPGDWRQAIGQIDALQPIQRAGSNNYSKNAKKIREQFRDYFVLPEGQVNWQWDMIPRT; the protein is encoded by the exons atgACTCCCCATCAATATGAAATTTTGTTATCAAAGGTTGCCCCACGAATTATTAAAGTTTCCAAAAGAGAGCCAATTGGACCTAGTGAAAGACTTTGTGTAACTTTGAGATACTTGGCAACTGGTGATGCTCAGACTACAATCGCAACTAATTTTCGTATGAGTCCAACAACTGTTTGCAGAATAATTGAAGAAGCCACTGCTGAGATTTGGAATTCTCTTGTTGAGAATTATGTTGCTATCCCAAAAGTTGAAGAATGGAAAAGGATTGCATATGATTTTGGAAGAGGCTGGAACTTTCCCAATTGTATAGGAGCCCTAGATGGAAAGCATGTTGTTATACAGGCACCAGCAAATACCGGATCAATGTATTTCAATTATAAAAAGACTTTTTCAATAGTTTTAATGTCTGTTTGTGATGCAAACTATTCATTTACATTGGTAGATATCGGAGACATTGGTAGAAACAGTGACAGTGGT GTTGGTGATGAAGCATTTCCTTTAAGAGAAAATTTGATGAAGCCATTTCCAAAAGAATCTTTAGGGCGAAAGGAAAGAATTTATAATTACAGGTTATCTCGAGCGAGAAGAACTATAGAAAATACATTTGGTATTTGTGCTTCTAGATTTAGAATTTTCACACGCCTTATAAATGCCAGGGTTCACGTTGCTGTAAATATCACTAAGGCTGTAGTAGCTTTGCATAATTATTTGATGGCAGAGAGATGCTTCCAGTCAAGTAATTACTGTCCACCTGGGTATGCGGATACACAAAATAGACCTGGAGACTGGAGGCAAGCTATTGGTCAAATCGATGCATTGCAGCCTATACAGAGAGCAGGATCAAACAATTATTCAAAGAATGCTAAAAAGATTCGTGAACAGTTCCGCGATTATTTTGTTTTGCCAGAAGGACAAGTTAATTGGCAATGGGATATGATACcaagaacataa